The segment CTGGATATAATCATTTTGCCATAACCGAAGTGTATCATCGCTTTCCGATAAGACGAGCCATTCTTTCTCTAGCTCTTTTCGCTGCATAAGTGGTACTTCTTGCACTACAGTCTCTTGATAGATGGCAGCTAATTTTTCAGGTATAGCCTCTCCTACTGTAAGTGGAGCTTGTTCCTTTCTTACTTCTGAAGAAACAGAATGATATTCATTTGAAACATTGATGACCCTAGTAGGATTAGACTTTTCCTTTAGCAAATAGAGGACTAGTCTCAAGCCTGTTTGTTCGTGAGCATTATCCCCACACCAAAATATCGTTAGGAATGGCATCAATTTGCGCAAGGACCATAGGAAATTCTTCATCATAATCCTCTATATATTCTTCGTCTAAGTTTATATGATGAAACAACCAATCTTGTCGATATCTCATACCTTCTTCAGTATGTAAGCGCCAAATAGGCCCTACTGAAAATGTATCTGAAAAAGCGATAACCTTTTCATCCATTCGTGACAATTCATCATGTAACGCTATTTTTAAAGACCCACGACTAATAGAGTCAAAGACAATATGAACTTTACTGACCTTCTTTTCTTCGAATATTGTTTGTGGGTTTATGCGGTGTTCATATACCCCCCAATAGCTTTTTTTCATTTCTTTAATATCACGTATAAATTGTTCCTCTGTGTATTCGGTCGTTTTTAGTTCTAGGAAATCTATTCGAAGTAACATATTACGCATAAAAGAATAAATTTCTTCCTCATTTAAAGCTTGTAACACTTTATCTGCATTCAATTTCATGATTTGATCTCCCCTCTTCATTTTTTCACTACTGCAATTGAAAGGAAAAAATTTGAATATATTTATTACAATTAATTCACAAACAGTTATGTATTTCAATCTTTATTTCATTAAATATGTTATTTTTGGAGAAGTGCATCTTTGAAGTAGATTTTTCTAACATGTCAAAACTAGCTTCTCACCACCAAGTACGAATGGTTGAAGAATAAATCACTTTAGCCCTAAATAAAAAGCCTTATATCCTCAGCAATCGAGAAATTAGGCTTTTTGCATTACTCTATTAAAGAACTGTTTCCTTTACAGTTGAGATTGAACGCCTTTTATGTCTATTTTTGAAGATTCTTTTTCATTAGGGAGGCTATTTGGATGTTATTTTGCTCGTTAGTCTTTTCAAGTTCTTTAATAACTAACTCTTGTCGTTCGACAGAATGATTTTGACTTAGTTTGGCTTTTCCTTCCATTTTTGTAATATTAATTTTAAACGCTACAATTCCTTTACTGAGTCCCTCAATATAGCTAGATTCTACCTTATTTAAATTGTATGAACTATTTGGATGTTCATATTTATTTACTAAATGATTAAATGAATTGTATATCGTTTTTTCATCTTGAATCATCTCCATTTTTCCATATACATGGATAGACATATAATTCCATGTTGGAACGGCCTCGTCTGTTTCATACCAAGATGGAGAAATATAACAGTGAGGACCATGGAAAGTCACAAGAACTTGTTGATTATCCATCTCCTTCCATTGTGGGTTTGACCGTGCAAAATGGCCAATTAAAGAATTTTCCTCTTTATTTAGGAGTAGTGGAAGATGAGTAGCATACGGCTCACGATTATGCTGCGAAAACAACGTTGCAAAGCTATAGTTTTCAATAATTTCAACCATCATTTCTTGATCATTAATCTGAAAGTATTTAGGGATATACATTCCAAACTACCTCGTTTCAAATAAATGTTTAGTTTGATCTGTAACGATAAAACATTGACTTCTACTTTTTCGTTTAGTTATTATGGTTCACTTATGATCAATAAAAGTAGAGCACGTTATTGGATTTACGCGCTCGATAATGCAAGAGTTTTTTTTATTATTAGGGGAAGATTTTGCTCGATAGTATAATAATCACTCCACAAATCAATGTTACTCCCACAAAAGATACAAAATAAAGAATAGGTGAAATTGTACTTCCAAACTCTACTTTGTTTTGAAGAGTATCCACCTTCCCCCACGAACTCTCCATATCAGGAGTATATTTTTTTGTCTTTATATAGCCAATTATCATCGTACTAATAAAGTAAAGAATATGAATTACCACAGAACCCAAAACGGCTGAAAGGATGACCTTCATCTTTATTCACCCCCGTTTTACTAGCTTCTTTCGAGTCAGCTTTCTTGCCCTTCAAATATCATCATCTAGCTAGTCATCATGTTTTCTTCCATGAATCTAACCTTACGATGGTTATAAATTATTTTTCAATAAAAATTCTGTTATCTCCTCATTAAGATGATGATGAAAATCCTCTCTATTAAATCCATGTGGATCTTGTGCTGGAAGAAAAGAATCACTCGTCATCTCTTTAGGAAATGGACTAAGAAATGAAAAATGCCCTGCGTTTTCAATCATTTTATGTTGGATTTTTGTCCTATCAGGTAGCCCATTCAACACAATTTCTGCATGAAAATAAGGTGTAAATAGATCTTTCTCCGCCACATACATCAAAATAGGGATGTTGATATCTTTCAAAGCCCCCTTTTCTTTAAACCAAACGGAAGCTGGTGCTAAAAGGACGATAGAATTAATTCTGTCATCAGGTGTAACGTTAATCTGATGAACTTTCCCATCAGAAGATTCATAAGGGAAAGAAGTCGGCTTTCCTCCTGCTGCCGCTAAAGCTGTGTACCCTCCCATAGAATGCCCGATAACGGAAACAGAATTAGGCTTTAACATCTTGGAAAATTCTTTACTATTAAAGAACCAATCAATCCCCATTGAAATATGCTTTGGCCTAATCGATAAGTTATCGACTGTACCCTCTAATGTATTATCGTTTCGGTTGTTGAATGGATGCTCAATCATTCCTACAACCATTCCATTACGAGCCAAATAAGTAGCAATGGTTCGATAGACTAAAGGTGAACCACCAGTGCCATGGGATAGTAAAACTAATGGAAACACCCCTTCTTCTAGTTGAGCATTTCTCGAAATATTCAACTGATAGGGTCCAATGCTCCCCAATTTTTCAGGAGTACTTGTTGGGTACATAATAAACATTGGGATGGTTATATCTAGTTGTTCATCAGTAAACTCCACTGTTCGAAAACCCGCAAACCATTCCTTCTTCTCTCTTCTATCTTTATTCATCAATTGATTCAGCCCCTATTAGCCTAAAAATAGATTTCCTTTTAAACTATTCAATAAAACGAGCTAAACTCCTTTATTATTCTATTGTAATGAACAAATAGAGAAAAAAATTTGTTTGAATGCTCTCAAGAACGTAATCAAGTGAACATCAATATTTAACTGTTCAACGTAAAAGCCTATAATGTGACGATTAATTCCATATAAAACCCAATTTTCCATGTATCCTCGTGATGACAATACACTAAAACGAAGACCCGTGTAAAATAAGTCCTAAATAAGAAAAACTCTCCATTCACTACTGGAGAGTTTTTCCTCAAACATTGTTCATTTTAGGGAATTGTCTATTTTTAGCTTGATAAGTATAAAAAATGTAGAGATTCTATTCAAGTCGTAACATATCAAGTACTTTTGAAACGTGTTGGGATGTATACACATCAGCTCCACCTAGGCGATCAACCCATCTTGGAACGATTTCATCATTAGCCACTTTAATCACTTCATTATAATAAACATCCATAAGATACCAAGGGTTCTCAAACCCGACCTTTTGACCAATTTCAACTTGACTAACTTCTTGCATAGCACGTTCAGTTGTTTCAATGATATCTTCGATGTATTCTATTTGAGTTTCTACATCTTCACGTGTCCCTAAGCGCGTAACATGGCCAGAAACTAATGTGTCAAAGTCATATTCTAATATTTTATAGTGTGAATCGATCCACCCTGGGATATTATCAGAAAGAGCTAGATAACGGAAAGGTGCCCAGCCTGGGAAAACGATATCCACAGCCATTAAAACCTTTTGATCTGGTACAGAAATAAAAATGTTTCCTTCTTGATGGTTATCCCCTACATAATCTAATTGAAGCTTCTTATCGCCAATTTTTATTGTTTTCTTATCCCCTTTAAAGGTTTTTGTAGGGATAGGACGGTTAGGGTCTTGTCTTTCTTCTAATATTTTTGCTGTTTCTTCATGCGCAATAATGGTTACATCCTCAGGGAACATACTTGCTGAACCAATATGATCTTGGTGTGCATGACTATAAATGACATGCTTTATCGGTTCATCCGTAACCTCTTTGATTGCTGCTAAATACTTTTCTCCCATTGTCTGTGGGGCATCCACAGCGATAACTCCGTTTCCAGTAGTCATAAACATCGTACTGAAAATACCATCCATTACAGCATAAATTCCATCTCCTATTTCTTCTACAATATACCCTTTATCCATAGGAATGATTGGTCCTTTTGCATTTTCAGGCAGTGGGGCTGGATATACTAGGTCATCTGTATTCTGTGCAGTCTCATTTTGGTCTAATTCTTCATTCTTTTCACCAGACTCAGCAGCAAAAGAGCTTCCCAGAATACTAAATATTAATAATAGTGATACTAAAGCAACTAAATAGCTTTTTTTCATCATTTACAACACCCTTCTAAATTTTATTTTGTTCTATATTGATAACTGGCCAGTTAAA is part of the Bacillus spongiae genome and harbors:
- a CDS encoding FMN-binding negative transcriptional regulator, yielding MYIPKYFQINDQEMMVEIIENYSFATLFSQHNREPYATHLPLLLNKEENSLIGHFARSNPQWKEMDNQQVLVTFHGPHCYISPSWYETDEAVPTWNYMSIHVYGKMEMIQDEKTIYNSFNHLVNKYEHPNSSYNLNKVESSYIEGLSKGIVAFKINITKMEGKAKLSQNHSVERQELVIKELEKTNEQNNIQIASLMKKNLQK
- a CDS encoding alpha/beta hydrolase family protein produces the protein MNKDRREKKEWFAGFRTVEFTDEQLDITIPMFIMYPTSTPEKLGSIGPYQLNISRNAQLEEGVFPLVLLSHGTGGSPLVYRTIATYLARNGMVVGMIEHPFNNRNDNTLEGTVDNLSIRPKHISMGIDWFFNSKEFSKMLKPNSVSVIGHSMGGYTALAAAGGKPTSFPYESSDGKVHQINVTPDDRINSIVLLAPASVWFKEKGALKDINIPILMYVAEKDLFTPYFHAEIVLNGLPDRTKIQHKMIENAGHFSFLSPFPKEMTSDSFLPAQDPHGFNREDFHHHLNEEITEFLLKNNL
- a CDS encoding MBL fold metallo-hydrolase, with protein sequence MMKKSYLVALVSLLLIFSILGSSFAAESGEKNEELDQNETAQNTDDLVYPAPLPENAKGPIIPMDKGYIVEEIGDGIYAVMDGIFSTMFMTTGNGVIAVDAPQTMGEKYLAAIKEVTDEPIKHVIYSHAHQDHIGSASMFPEDVTIIAHEETAKILEERQDPNRPIPTKTFKGDKKTIKIGDKKLQLDYVGDNHQEGNIFISVPDQKVLMAVDIVFPGWAPFRYLALSDNIPGWIDSHYKILEYDFDTLVSGHVTRLGTREDVETQIEYIEDIIETTERAMQEVSQVEIGQKVGFENPWYLMDVYYNEVIKVANDEIVPRWVDRLGGADVYTSQHVSKVLDMLRLE